A stretch of Desulfobacter hydrogenophilus DNA encodes these proteins:
- a CDS encoding ATP-dependent RecD-like DNA helicase has product MITISGTLSRITFQNPENHYTVCRVAVPKVADAITVVGHLPGVAQGERLKLKGTWSSHPKYGEQFKAEAFEVTLPSSMAGIRKYLSSGIIPGINQELADRIVDTFGEQTLEIIENEPNRLLDVYGIGKTKQKMIETAWNTHHAVRRVMEMLQGTPIDSAKAAAILKTYGNHALEVLTQDPFRIARDIPGIGFAAVDELARQLGTECQAEERLKACLFCRLVDLEQDGHVFEKKEDLIRTCAQRAGVSGEQLLDALGHLDADNEIVLEKDRVYLAALHKAEAGISRRIKAFLSMPNPDVHVDEESIQGQVLSSMAVQLSQEQLDVVTRIMGQKVSIITGGPGTGKTTLIKALCVVFKTLRLKVMLSAPTGRAARRLSEVTGRGAKTLHKLLGFNQDTDSFEHDFTNPLDLDLLVVDEASMVDTQLMYRLCEALPAGAGLILVGDTFQLPSVGPGNVLSDIIDSAQVAVFPLTRIFRQAQKSPIVMHAHSIRNGQMPDIKSATPDQPSQFYFIETSTPARVADTICELCAQRIPKAFPHIRETQVLTPMHRGEAGTISLNQRLQAVLNDAPGGIESHGHTFKNGDKVMHLKNNYDKEVFNGDIGRVIEADKSTGEVLVDYEGRIVAYDLPELDELTLAYAVSVHKSQGSEYDAVIIALTTAHFPLLQRNLLYTAMTRGKFLVIIVGSTRAFTTAFDNNRTALRRSGLKERLKENL; this is encoded by the coding sequence ATGATTACCATCAGCGGAACCCTGTCCCGGATTACATTCCAGAACCCGGAAAATCATTACACCGTGTGCCGTGTGGCCGTGCCCAAAGTGGCCGATGCCATCACCGTGGTCGGTCATCTGCCCGGGGTGGCCCAGGGTGAACGACTCAAACTCAAAGGCACATGGAGCAGCCATCCCAAATATGGAGAGCAGTTTAAGGCTGAGGCCTTTGAAGTCACCCTGCCCTCCTCCATGGCAGGTATTCGAAAATACCTAAGCTCGGGTATTATTCCCGGTATTAACCAGGAGCTGGCCGACAGGATCGTGGATACCTTTGGAGAACAGACCCTGGAAATCATTGAAAATGAGCCGAACCGGCTTCTTGATGTATATGGGATCGGCAAAACCAAACAAAAAATGATTGAAACGGCCTGGAATACCCACCACGCCGTGCGACGGGTCATGGAGATGCTGCAGGGCACCCCCATTGATTCGGCCAAAGCCGCAGCCATCCTTAAAACATATGGGAACCACGCCCTGGAGGTGTTGACGCAAGATCCCTTTCGCATTGCCCGGGACATTCCTGGCATTGGGTTTGCCGCTGTGGATGAATTGGCCAGGCAGCTTGGCACGGAATGCCAGGCAGAAGAAAGGCTTAAAGCCTGTCTGTTCTGCCGCTTGGTGGACCTGGAACAGGACGGCCATGTGTTTGAAAAAAAAGAGGATCTGATCCGAACCTGTGCCCAAAGGGCGGGGGTGTCCGGGGAACAGCTTTTAGATGCGCTCGGGCATCTGGATGCGGATAACGAGATCGTACTTGAAAAGGACAGGGTATATCTTGCAGCGTTACATAAGGCTGAAGCCGGGATTTCCCGCCGGATCAAGGCGTTTTTATCGATGCCCAATCCTGATGTCCACGTTGACGAAGAGTCAATCCAGGGGCAGGTGCTTTCTTCCATGGCCGTTCAGTTGTCCCAGGAGCAGTTGGATGTGGTGACCCGGATTATGGGTCAGAAAGTTTCCATCATCACCGGCGGTCCAGGTACAGGGAAGACGACCCTGATAAAGGCATTGTGCGTTGTATTCAAAACGCTTCGTCTGAAGGTGATGCTTTCCGCCCCCACGGGGCGGGCTGCCCGGCGTCTATCCGAAGTGACCGGGCGGGGGGCCAAAACCCTTCACAAGCTTTTGGGCTTTAACCAGGACACGGATTCCTTTGAACATGATTTTACCAATCCTTTGGACCTGGACCTTCTGGTGGTGGATGAAGCGTCCATGGTGGACACCCAGCTCATGTATCGTCTGTGCGAGGCCCTGCCGGCCGGAGCGGGTCTAATTCTGGTGGGAGACACCTTTCAGTTGCCTTCTGTGGGGCCGGGTAATGTATTGTCAGATATTATTGATTCGGCACAGGTGGCGGTGTTTCCCTTGACCCGGATTTTCCGCCAGGCCCAAAAAAGCCCCATTGTCATGCATGCCCACAGTATCCGAAACGGGCAGATGCCGGACATCAAATCGGCAACCCCGGATCAGCCCTCCCAATTTTATTTTATTGAAACCAGCACACCGGCCCGTGTGGCTGACACCATCTGTGAACTGTGCGCCCAAAGAATTCCCAAGGCATTTCCCCACATCCGGGAAACCCAGGTGCTCACCCCCATGCACCGGGGAGAGGCCGGCACCATCAGCCTGAACCAGCGGCTGCAGGCGGTTTTAAATGATGCGCCCGGCGGTATTGAGTCCCATGGCCACACCTTTAAGAACGGTGATAAGGTCATGCACCTGAAAAACAATTATGACAAAGAGGTGTTCAACGGGGATATCGGCCGGGTGATAGAGGCGGACAAATCCACGGGCGAGGTGCTTGTGGATTACGAGGGCAGAATCGTTGCCTATGATCTGCCGGAACTGGATGAACTGACCCTGGCCTATGCGGTCTCGGTTCATAAATCCCAGGGCTCGGAATATGATGCAGTTATCATTGCCCTGACCACAGCCCATTTTCCGCTTCTGCAGAGAAATCTGCTGTATACGGCCATGACCCGTGGAAAGTTTCTTGTCATTATTGTGGGATCCACCCGGGCCTTTACAACGGCCTTTGACAATAACAGGACCGCTCTGCGACGGTCCGGACTGAAAGAGCGTCTCAAGGAAAACTTATGA